Proteins found in one Streptococcus mitis genomic segment:
- a CDS encoding ABC transporter permease, with protein sequence MKRWIALNKIEFLLTKRQLVYYLLSVGMPTAFYLFFSGMYQDTPGGPANFMRDYLISMTAFSMMSTAMFSFPAILHTDKINNWQKTLRHTPVNMVEYYLSKITSMMVDYLVSILVVFSVGHLVRGVDMPLGSWIGAAFLLIVGSVAFVALGLTLTLLPSNQLMSVVGNLLYLGLAVLGGLWMPVSLFPDWMQAIGKRLPSYQLMELIKTFLNEGSINLSATVYLLVFSVVLFGLTIYLQGHKENA encoded by the coding sequence ATGAAACGATGGATCGCACTAAACAAGATAGAATTTCTATTGACCAAACGACAATTAGTCTATTATCTATTATCCGTAGGGATGCCGACAGCCTTCTATTTATTCTTTTCAGGCATGTACCAGGACACACCAGGTGGACCCGCGAATTTTATGCGTGATTATCTCATCTCCATGACAGCCTTTTCCATGATGTCGACAGCTATGTTTTCATTCCCAGCTATTTTACATACAGATAAAATCAACAACTGGCAGAAAACATTGCGCCATACTCCGGTAAATATGGTAGAATATTATCTATCAAAGATAACAAGTATGATGGTTGATTATCTGGTCTCAATCCTGGTTGTTTTCTCAGTTGGGCACTTGGTCAGAGGTGTGGATATGCCTTTAGGAAGCTGGATTGGGGCTGCGTTCTTGCTGATAGTAGGAAGTGTAGCTTTTGTAGCGCTTGGCTTGACCTTGACACTCTTGCCTTCTAATCAGCTGATGTCTGTCGTGGGCAATCTTCTCTATCTAGGCTTGGCTGTTTTAGGTGGACTCTGGATGCCCGTCTCTTTATTTCCAGACTGGATGCAAGCAATCGGGAAGCGTCTACCAAGCTATCAGTTGATGGAATTAATCAAGACCTTCTTAAATGAGGGTAGCATCAATTTATCAGCCACAGTTTATCTACTTGTTTTTTCAGTAGTTTTGTTTGGTTTGACCATTTACCTTCAAGGTCATAAGGAGAATGCTTAA